The Lepeophtheirus salmonis chromosome 1, UVic_Lsal_1.4, whole genome shotgun sequence genome has a segment encoding these proteins:
- the alpha-Spec gene encoding spectrin alpha chain: protein MEQPVPVKEVKILETAEDIQERREQVLRRYVEFKDAARVKREKLEDSRRFQYFRRDAEELESWIYEKLQAASDENYKDPTNLQAKIQKHQAFEAEVAAHSNAIVTLDNAGMEMITQDHFQSMEIREKLDELHRLWDLLLSKLAEKGMRLQQALVLVQFLRQSDEVMFWITDKEAFVTADEYGHDLEHVEVLQRKFEEFQKDMASQEYRVSEVGDTADKLVGDEHPESETVIKKKEEVQAAWARLKKLANGRKEKLFGAHEIQRFNRDADETIAWITEKDAVLSSDDYGKGLASVQALQRKHEGVERDLAALEDKVLTLGQEADRLCQIHPEHAEQIKAKHQEISKNWEQLLDKAKDRRQKLDESYHLHRFLADYKDLTSWINDMQAVIEADELAKDVNGAEALLESHAEHKSEIDVREDSFRATAEAGQMLLNSGHSASDEVQEKLINLANEKNKLLELWEERRVLYEQCMDLQLFYRDTEQTDTWMGKQEAFLTNKDLGDSLDSVEAMIKKHEDFEKSLAAQEEKIKALDEFATKLIKGQHYAADEVAQKRALLLERRALLLEKSAQRKAMLHDSLCFQQFDRDADETKGWINEKLKVATDDSYLDPTNLNGKVQKHQNFEVELNANKSRFEDLINTGEKLIESDHVMSSQIKAKLEEVTNLWEGLCNSTNKKSIKLEEASQQQTYNRGIEDLELWLSEVEGQLGSEDYGKDLTSVQNLQKKHALLEADVSSHQDRVDGVRIASDQFAKSGHFDADNIVVKQEKLLQRYQSLKNPLGDKKQRLTDSIAVQQLFRDVEDEEAWIREKEPIIASTNRGRDLIGVQNLIKKHQAMQAEINNHEPRIDTVSQTAQRMVEEGHFASDEIKTRLGLLHDHWNQLKDKAAQRKQDLEDSLQAHQYFADANEAESWMKEKEPLAGNEEYGRDEDGSEALLKRHEAFMSDLEAFGNTIQDLKEQAANCRQQETPIMDITGKECVMALYDYTEKSPREVSMKKGDVLTLLNSNNKDWWKVEVNDRQGFVPAAYVKKIDPGLTASQQQLVDNSSVSSRQAQIEKLYGNLLNLGRERAKRLSETCKAYQLVREAAELTNWIKTKEQHAQIQNVGDDLEQVEVMQKKFDDFQSDLKANEVRLAEMNEIAMQLVTLGQTDAAIKIQAQLEDLNKKWSDLQSVTTERVAAFERAHEVQRFHRDVEETKDWIQEKDEALSIDDLGKDLRSVQALQRKHEGLERDLAALGDKIRRLDEGATKLMTTHSESAEVIQEKKKEIYEEWTQLIAKAGKRKDKLLDSYDLQRFLSDYRDLMSWINSMKSLIANDELASDVTGAEALLERHQEHRTEIDARSGTFQAFELFGQQLLHGSNYASIEVQEKLESMSAAREDLEKAWIARRMQLDECLELQLFYRDCEQAENWMQSRETFLASDEVDNEGDNVEALIKKHEDFDKAIGNQEEKIESLSTYADQLIASDHYAKGDVGDKKKEVLSRWEELKEALIEKRSKLGESQTLQQFSRDADEIENWMLEKLQLAEEENYKDPANIQSKHQKHQAFEAELGANSDRIQSVLSMGQNLIDRRKCAGSEDAVQNRLRSISEQWEILTQKTCEKSMKLKEANRQRTFIAAVKDLDFWLGEVESLLNTDDSGKDLASVQNLMKKHQLVEADILAHEDRIKDMNEQADSLISSGQFEAKEIQDKRSSINDRYKHILDLAAHRQSLLNEASTLHQFFRDIADEESWIKEKKLLVSSDDYGRDLIGVQNLKKKHKRFESELASHEPTIKSVQDAGETLIGVSQMGETEIKQRLRQLNDLWEELKEMASTRGRKLDESITYQNFLAKIEEEEAWISEKQQLLTVPDLGENMAAVQGLLKKHDAFQTDLSVHLDSCKEVSADGQKLIEKENHHAESIASRCEQLRNKMHNLGDLSNVRKQNLLDNSAYLQFMWRADVVESWIVDKEAYVRSEEFGRDLSSVQTLLTKQETFDIGLEAFENEGIENITALKNKLVSSGHNKSDAINKKYEEVSSRWKNLLEESNNRRMKLREVQEQFRQIEELYLMFAKKASSFNSWFENAEEDMTDPVRCNSIEEIKSLREAHNQFQESLTSANADFEALSQLDEQIQSFNVGPNPYTWFVMPALQDTWKNLQKIIKERDLELAREYQRQEDNDKLRKEYALLANAFHTWLTDTRTSMMEGSGTLEEQLATIGLKAHEVASRNTDLKKIEDLGAILEEHLILDNRYTEHSTVGLAQQWDQLNQLGMRIRHNLEQQIQARNQSGVSEDALKEFSMMFRHFDKDKSGRLNHNEFKSCLRALGYDLPMVEEGGPDEEFDAILDVVDPHRDGFVSLQEYMGLMISKETENVQSSEEIENAFRAITQQQERDYVTKEELYANLTKEMADYCMRKMKLYVDPRTGNVVNDAYDYMEFTRTLFSNS, encoded by the exons atggagcAGCCTGTTCCAGTTAAGGAAGTCAAGATCCTTGAAACGGCGGAGGATATTCAAGAGCGCCGTGAACAAGTTTTACGACGATATGTTGAGTTTAAAGATGCTGCCCGTGTCAAACGTGAGAAATTAGAAGATTCTCGTCGATTTCAATACTTTAGGAGAGATGCTGAAGAATTAGAATCATGGATTTATGAAAAGTTACAAGCAGCTTCTGATGAAAACTATAAGGACCCAACTAATCTTCAAgctaaaattcaaaaacatcaaGCATTTGAGGCTGAAGTTGCAGCACATTCCAATGCGATTGTTACTCTTGATAATGCTGGCATGGAAATGATCACTCAAGATCATTTTCAAAGTATGGAGATTCGGGAAAAGTTAGATGAGCTACATAGACTATGGGATCTGTTGTTAAGCAAATTAGCAGAAAAGGGTATGAGACTTCAACAAGCACTCGTGTTAGTTCAATTTTTGAGACAAAGTGATGAGGTAATGTTTTGGATTACTGACAAAGAAGCATTTGTAACTGCTGATGAATATGGACATGACCTTGAACATGTAGAGGTACTTCAGaggaaatttgaagaatttcagAAGGACATGGCATCTCAAGAATATAGAGTTTCTGAAGTAGGAGATACTGCAGATAAATTAGTGGGTGATGAGCACCCTGAATCAGAAACTgttattaaaaagaaggaagaagtTCAAGCAGCATGGGCTAGACTTAAGAAATTGGCTAACGGTCGTAAAGAAAAACTCTTTGGAGCCCATGAAATACAAAGATTCAATAGAGATGCAGATGAAACAATTGCCTGGATTACAGAAAAAGATGCAGTTTTATCATCTGATGACTATGGAAAAGGTCTGGCCAGTGTCCAAGCCCTTCAGCGTAAACATGAAGGTGTGGAAAGAGACTTAGCTGCTCTCGAAGATAAAGTCCTAACGTTGGGCCAGGAAGCTGATCGTCTTTGTCAGATACATCCTGAGCACGCAGAACAAATCAAAGCAAAACATcaagaaataagtaaaaactgGGAGCAGTTGTTGGATAAAGCAAAAGACAGGAGACAAAAGTTGGATGAATCTTATCATCTTCATCGATTTCTTGCTGACTACAAGGATCTTACGTCCTGGATCAATGACATGCAGGCTGTAATTGAGGCAGATGAATTAGCCAAAGACGTTAATGGTGCGGAAGCTCTTTTGGAAAGCCATGCTGAGCACAAGTCTGAAATTGACGTTCGAGAGGACTCATTTAGGGCTACTGCTGAAGCTGGTCAGATGCTTTTAAATAGCGGACATTCTGCCTCTGATGAAgttcaagaaaaattaataaatcttgccaatgaaaaaaataaacttctcgAACTCTGGGAGGAAAGACGTGTTCTTTATGAGCAATGTATGGATTTACAATTGTTCTATAGAGATACCGAGCAAACAGATACGTGGATGGGAAAGCAAGAGGCCTTTTTAACTAACAAGGATTTGGGAGACTCCCTCGATTCTGTTGAAGCTATGATTAAGAAGCATGAAGATTTCGAAAAATCTTTGGCAGCTCAAGAGGAAAAGATCAAAGCTCTTGATGAGTTTGCCACCAAACTTATTAAAGGGCAACACTATGCTGCTGATGAGGTGGCTCAAAAAAGGGCTCTTTTACTGGAGAGAAGAGCACTGCTTTTAGAGAAATCCGCTCAGCGTAAAGCTATGCTTCATGACTCTTTGTGTTTCCAGCAATTTGATAGAGATGCTGATGAAACTAAAGGCTGGATAAACGAAAAGCTTAAGGTAGCCACTGATGATTCTTATCTCGATCCTACAAACCTCAATGGCAAAGTACAAAAGCACCAAAATTTTGAAGTTGAATTAAATGCCAATAAATCTCGTTTTGAAGATCTTATTAATACAGGTGAAAAATTAATTGAGTCTGATCATGTTATGTCATCGCAAATTAAGGCTAAATTAGAAGAGGTAACTAATCTTTGGGAAGGTCTATGTAAttccacaaataaaaaaagcattAAATTAGAAGAAGCATCTCAACAACAAACATATAATAGAGGTATTGAAGATTTAGAACTTTGGTTAAGTGAAGTGGAAGGACAACTTGGATCAGAAGATTATGGTAAAGATCTTACGTCTGTTCAAAACCTTCAAAAGAAGCATGCCCTTTTGGAAGCTGATGTTTCCTCTCATCAGGATCGTGTAGATGGAGTTCGTATTGCCTCCGATCAGTTTGCCAAATCTGGTCATTTTGATGCTGATAATATTGTTGTAAAGCAAGAAAAGCTTCTACAACGGTATCAAAGTCTTAAAAATCCTCTTggagataaaaaacaaagactaaCGGATTCTATTGCAGTCCAACAACTATTTAGAGATGTTGAAGATGAAGAGGCCTGGATAAGGGAAAAAGAACCTATCATTGCATCTACTAATCGAGGAAGAGACCTTATCGGTGTTCAGAATCTTATCAAGAAGCACCAGGCAATGCAAGCTGAAATCAATAATCATGAACCAAGAATTGATACTGTGTCTCAGACCGCACAGAGAATGGTCGAAGAAGGTCATTTTGCATCAGATGAAATCAAGACCCGTCTGGGACTTCTTCATGATCATTGGAATCAATTAAAAGACAAAGCAGCACAGCGCAAGCAAGATTTAGAAGATTCTCTTCAAGCTCATCAATATTTTGCCGACGCAAATGAAGCTGAATCATGGATGAAAGAAAAAGAACCACTAGCTGGTAATGAAGAATATGGGAGGGATGAAGATGGCTCTGAAGCATTGCTTAAACGTCATGAAGCTTTCATGAGTGATTTGGAGGCTTTTGGCAATACAATTCAAGACCTAAAGGAACAAGCAGCTAATTGTCGTCAACAAGAAACACCTATTATGGACATTACTGGTAAAGAATGCGTCATGGCTCTCTACGACTATACTGAAAAGTCTCCAAGAGAGGTGTCAATGAAAAAGGGTGATGTATTAACCTTACTTAACTCAAACAACAAAGATTGGTGGAAGGTCGAAGTCAATGATCGACAAGGATTTGTTCCGGCCGCATATGTCAAGAAAATTGATCCTGGTCTAACTGCATCTCAACAACAACTTGTTGATAATAGTTCCGTGAGTTCAAGGCAAGCTCAAATTGAAAAGCTTTACGGTAATTTGCTGAATCTTGGACGTGAGCGTGCAAAACGCTTAAGTGAAACTTGTAAAGCCTATCAACTTGTTCGAGAAGCCGCTGAATTGACTAATTGGATAAAGACCAAAGAACAACATGCTCAAATACAAAATGTGGGCGACGATCTTGAACAG GTTGAGGTTATGCAAaagaaatttgatgactttcAATCAGATTTGAAGGCTAATGAGGTTAGATTAGCTGAAATGAATGAAATTGCTATGCAATTAGTGACTCTAGGACAAACTGATGCTGCTATTAAGATCCAAGCTCAATTGGAAGACTTAAACAAGAAATGGTCAGATCTCCAATct gtgACCACTGAAAGAGTTGCAGCTTTTGAAAGAGCTCACGAAGTACAGCGCTTCCATAGAGATGTTGAAGAAACCAAAGATTGGATCCAAGAAAAGGATGAAGCACTCAGTATTGATGATCTCGGAAAAGACTTAAGATCAGTTCAAGCATTGCAGAGAAAGCATGAGGGCCTTGAGAGAGATTTGGCTGCTTTGGGGGATAAAATTCGACGATTAGACGAAGGTGCTACTAAATTGATGACTACTCATAGCGAATCTGCCGAAGTCattcaagaaaagaagaaggaaatctATGAAGAATGGACACAATTGATTGCTAAAGCTGGAAAGAGGAAGGATAAACTTCTTGACTCTTACGACTTACAGAGGTTTTTGTCCGACTACAGAGATCTCATGTCGTGGATAAATTCAATGAAGAGTCTAATTGCCAATGATGAGCTTGCTAGTGATGTTACTGGTGCTGAAGCTCTATTGGAACGTCATCAAGAGCATAGAACAGAAATTGACGCTCGTAGTGGAACTTTCCAGGCATTTGAATTGTTTGGACAACAATTATTGCATGGTAGCAACTATGCCTCTATTGAAGTGCAAGAAAAACTTGAGTCCATGAGTGCAGCTAGAGAAGACTTGGAAAAGGCCTGGATTGCTCGTCGTATGCAGCTTGATGAATGTTTGGAATTGCAATTGTTCTACAGAGATTGTGAACAAGCAGAGAACTGGATGCAATCTCGAGAAACGTTTTTGGCATCTGATGAAGTTGATAACGAAGGAGATAATGTAGaagctttaattaaaaaacatgaaGATTTTGACAAAGCTATTGGgaatcaagaagaaaaaattgaatcctTATCTACTTATGCTGATCAACTGATAGCTTCTGATCACTATGCAAAAGGGGACGTTGGagacaaaaagaaagaagtatTATCTCGCTGGGAGGAACTTAAGGAAGCATTGATTGAAAAGAGATCCAAATTAGGTGAATCTCAAACCTTGCAACAATTTTCAAGAGATGCTGACGAAATCGAAAATTGGATGTTAGAAAAATTGCAATTAGCCGAGGAAGAAAATTACAAGGATCCTGCGAATATCCAATCTAAGCATCAAAAACATCAAGCATTCGAGGCTGAGTTGGGAGCAAATTCTGATAGAATACAGTCAGTGCTCTCCATGGGTCAAAATTTGATTGACCGAAGGAAGTGTGCTGGCTCTGAAGATGCTGTTCAAAATCGTCTTCGTTCTATTTCTGAGCAATGGGAAATCCTCACACAAAAGACGTGTGAAAAATCCATGAAATTAAAAGAGGCCAATCGCCAGCGAACATTTATTGCTGCTGTTAAAGATTTAGATTTCTGGCTTGGTGAGGTAGAGTCCCTACTTAATACTGATGACTCTGGAAAAGATCTGGCATCTGTTCAGAATTTGATGAAGAAGCATCAACTGGTTGAAGCTGATATTCTCGCTCATGAGGATCGAATCAAGGATATGAATGAACAAGCTGATTCACTCATTTCAAGTGGTCAATTTGAAGCTAAGGAAATTCAAGATAAGAGATCATCTATTAATGACCGCTATAAGCACATCTTAGACCTTGCTGCACATAGACAGTCTCTTCTGAATGAAGCCAGCACTCTTCACCAATTCTTTAGAGATATTGCAGATGAAGAGTCCTGGATTAAAGAGAAGAAACTATTGGTTTCTTCTGATGATTATGGAAGAGACCTCATTGGagtgcaaaatttgaaaaagaaacacaaacggTTTGAGTCTGAGCTGGCTAGTCATGAGCCTACAATAAAGTCTGTTCAAGATGCTGGAGAAACTTTGATTGGAGTTTCTCAAATGGGAGAAACAGAAATTAAACAGCGTTTGAGACAGTTGAATGATTTATGGGAGGAATTGAAGGAAATGGCTTCAACCAGAGGAAGGAAATTAGATGAATCCATTACTTATCAAAATTTCTTGGCTAagattgaagaagaagaagcatGGATATCTGAGAAGCAACAACTTCTTACCGTACCCGATTTAG gtgAGAACATGGCTGCAGTACAAGGTTTATTGAAAAAGCATGATGCTTTCCAAACGGATTTATCTGTCCACTTGGATAGCTGTAAAGAAGTTTCTGCTGATGgtcaaaaattgattgaaaaagaaaatcatcatGCTGAATCCATTGCTTCTCGGTGTGAACAACTGCGTAACAAAATGCACAACCTTGGAGATCTATCCAATGTTAGGAAGCAAAATCTATTGGATAACTCAGCTTATCTTCAATTTATGTGGAGAGCTGATGTAGTAGAGTCTTGGATTGTTGATAAGGAAGCTTATGTTCGTTCTGAAGAGTTCGGACGTGACTTATCTAGTGTTCAAACGTTACTTACTAAACAAGAGACTTTTGATATTGGGCTTGAAGCATTTGAAAATGAGGGAATCGAAAACATTACTGCCTTAAAGAACAAACTCGTGTCTTCAGGTCACAACAAGTCTGATGCTATCAATAAGAAATATGAGGAAGTAAGTAGTAGATGGAAAAATCTATTGGAAGAATCAAATAACCGTAGAATGAAACTCCGTGAAGTTCAAGAACAATTTAGACAGATTGAAGAACTCTATCTCATGTTTGCTAAAAAGGCATCTTCTTTTAATTCCTGGTTTGAGAACGCTGAAGAGGACATGACGGATCCTGTTCGTTGCAATTCCATTGAAGAAATCAAGTCACTTAGGGAGGCTCATAACCAATTCCAAGAGTCATTGACTTCTGCCAATGCTGACTTTGAGGCTTTGTCTCAACTTGATGAACAAATCCAAAGTTTCAATGTTGGACCCAATCCTTATACTTGGTTTGTTATGCCGGCTCTTCAAGATACTTggaaaaatcttcaaaaaataattaaagaaagagATCTTGAGTTAGCAAGAGAATATCAGCGACAGGAGGATAATGATAAGCTTAGGAAGGAGTATGCTCTGTTAGCTAATGCCTTCCATACTTGGCTTACCGATACGAGAACCTCAATGATGGAGGGATCTGGAACCTTGGAAGAACAACTTGCCACCATTGGCTTAAAGGCTCATGAAGTTGCTTCCCGTAACACAGATCTCAAGAAAATTGAGGATTTGGGAGCCATTTTAGAAGAACATCTTATTTTGGATAACCGTTATACTGAACATTCCACCGTTGGTCTTGCTCAACAGTGGGATCAGTTGAACCAACTAGGTATGCGGATTAGACATAATCTGGAACAACAAATTCAAGCTCGAAACCAATCTGGAGTATCTGAAGATGCTCTTAAAGAATTCTCCATGATGTTCCGTCACTTCGACAAGGACAAAAGTGGCCGACTCAATCACAATGAATTCAAGTCCTGCCTTCGTGCCTTGGGTTATGACCTTCCTATGGTTGAGGAAGGAGGGCCGGATGAAGAGTTTGATGCTATCCTTGATGTTGTTGATCCGCATCGGGATGGTTTCGTATCTTTACAAGAATACATGGGCCTTATGATATCAAAAGAAACTGAGAATGTTCAATCCTCTGAGGAAATTGAGAATGCCTTCCGAGCCATCACTCAACAACAAGAGAGGGATTATGTCACCAAGGAAGAACTCTACGCTAATCTTACTAAAGAAATGGCGGATTACTGTATGAGGAAAATGAAGCTCTACGTAGATCCTAGAACTGGAAATGTAGTCAATGATGCCTATGATTACATGGAATTTACCCGTACTCTATTCTCTAACTCCTAG
- the in gene encoding protein inturned — MSSEEEELSDWEKEIDGETGQVLFIGGISSPVKAPGAQAWPCLSLDPKEKKEEKKQRRSKGLKLSRLVRRRESKRERHQQASPSLKKSLTKSSDEEDEESLGGIQTFESLLQVPSESIVESVFLDLQILVTIAEGDNIIVNGFKRPITEEEKIKIGDWIRLVEGQRVTIHNIDSILRKYKNKPVKLTFQREFNKKETVSFLSALFLTQRGITETSPEGSDILYYYPATTSKKLLKVRGIVSTLATACPQVTGSGSKPLMTSLLFDGGLLVHVTTYEETEEDYFVLVFPDSKLAVDESPTLMWSIINHLRFRFGNLREAFTTKKTELDLLFNALFNDILQNTNSYWGEFLAPPRFEEFLPLTHYFVLPNDVKFQIDDALTQFESADFQDLTDEFYDQPREFDILGSVLFHKGFILASHLSREDATDIYFWLKFNNLLSITRNKKVERIVAWQRVHNPAYGKLVLLVVGLGHQILAALMESLDGGSRKIFSPPDPFYVDHADNTLDHLHEMGIPLVCDKWLSLPPNPDIINTDKLYDNNTNNSKVGLDLSASNSDSKKQGVVLKKTLSVEGYSSNSSEASDKKDMIDEYYYDEEQSTAFRGLEEGSSMSSITETSKRTLNNSNDEHEELEEEMITYRISQLSISKENTVFHFIHLDFGEGIFLSPLSTPSGNLHKELLINIRASAQIIHSTFQMALRNGEMLKTSESRRITPSPWLNRPLVAVKEQGILFQWTPLNKIGKSYSHPLNYWVCGRLFIHPNLKECFICYHDSTPQNMIELAFKLAFGVGI, encoded by the exons ATGTCAAGTGAGGAAGAGGAGCTCTCGGATTGGGAAAAGGAGATTGACGGAGAGACGGGGCAAGTGCTCTTTATTGGAGGGATTTCCTCCCCTGTGAAGGCCCCTGGAGCCCAGGCCTGGCCTTGCCTCTCCTTGGATCCCAAAGAGAAGAAGGAGGAAAAGAAGCAGCGGAGGAGTAAGGGACTGAAACTCTCTCGCTTAGTGCGACGTCGGGAGTCGAAGAGAGAGCGCCATCAACAAGCCTCGCCAAGCCTCAAGAAAAGCCTCACCAAAAGCTCTGATGAAGAAGATGAAGAGTCTCTGGGAGGCATCCAAACATTCGAATCCCTCCTTCAAGTCCCATCGGAGTCCATCGTGGAGTCTGTGTTCCTTGATTTACAAATACTTGTCACG ATTGCTGAGGGTGACAATATCATTGTAAACGGCTTTAAACGACCAATCaccgaagaagaaaaaataaagataggaGACTGGATACGTTTGGTAGAAGGTCAACGAGTAACCATTCATAACATAGAcagtattttaagaaaatacaagaacAAACCCGTGAAATTAACTTTTCAGAGAGAATTTAACAAAAAGGAAACGGTTTCCTTTTTGTCAGCATTGTTTCTGACCCAAAGAGGCATCACTGAGACTTCTCCAGAAGGTTCTGATATACTGTATTATTATCCAGCAACTACCTCTAAAAAACTTCTAAAAGTTCGAGGAATTGTTTCTACACTAGCAACTGCTTGTCCACAAGTGACAGGGAGTGGATCTAAACCTCTCATGACTTCATTACTCTTTGATGGGGGACTTTTAGTTCATGTCACAACGTACGAGGAAACGGAAGAAGATTATTTTGTGCTCGTTTTTCCCGATTCCAAGCTTGCAGTTGACGAATCTCCAACATTAATGTGGAGTATCATCAATCATTTAAGGTTTCGTTTTGGTAACTTAAGAGAAGCATTTACGACAAAGAAAACTGAACTTGATCTTCTTTTTAATGCTCTTTTTAACGATATACTTCAAAATACTAATTCCTATTGGGGAGAATTTTTAGCACCTCCTCGCTTTGAAGAATTTCTTCCTCTGACTCATTATTTTGTACTGCCAAATgatgttaaatttcaaattgatgaCGCCCTCACTCAATTTGAATCAGCAGATTTTCAAGATCTCACTGACGAATTCTACGACCAACCTCGGGAATTTGATATTTTAGGTTCTGTTTTATTTCACAAGGGTTTCATCCTTGCATCACATCTTTCCCGTGAAGATGCAACAGACATATACTTCTGGCTGAAGTTCAACAACCTATTAAGCATAACTCGGAATAAGAAAGTCGAGCGAATTGTAGCTTGGCAACGAGTTCATAATCCCGCTTATGGAAAACTAGTTTTGTTGGTTGTTGGACTAGGACATCAAATCCTGGCTGCTTTAATGGAATCTCTTGATGGTGGCAGTCGTAAGATTTTTTCTCCTCCTGATCCTTTTTATGTTGATCATGCCGACAATACATTAGATCACCTCCATGAAATGGGAATTCCATTAGTTTGTGACAAATGGCTTTCACTCCCACCAAATCCCGACATAATAAATACTGATAAACTTTATGATAACAATACTAACAATTCAAAAGTAGGACTTGACTTAAGTGCATCCAACAGTGATTCAAAGAAGCAAggtgttgttttaaaaaagacacTTAGTGTTGAAGGATATTCCTCTAATTCCTCAGAAGCATCTGACAAAAAAGATATGATTGATGAGTATTATTACGACGAAGAACAGTCTACTGCTTTCAGAGGGCTGGAAGAAGGAAGCTCCATGTCGAGTATTACTGAAACTAGCAAGAGAACTTTGAATAATTCTAATGATGAGCATGAAGAGTTGGAAGAAGAAATGATCACCTACAGGATTTCTCAATTAAGTATCTCAAAGGAGAACACTGTATTCCATTTTATACATTTAGATTTCGGAGAAGGTATATTTTTAAGTCCTCTATCAACACCAAGTGGAAATTTGCATAAAGAATTGCTTATAAACATCAGAGCCTCTGCACAGATAATCCACTCAACTTTTCAAATGGCCTTGCGTAACGGCGAAATGTTAAAAACCTCAGAAAGTCGAAGGATTACTCCTTCACCCTGGCTTAATCGACCTCTTGTCGCTGTTAAAGAACAAGGTATTTTATTTCAGTGGACTCCACTCAATAAAATAGGGAAAAGTTATTCACATCCACTCAATTATTGGGTTTGTGGTAGACTCTTTATTCATCCTAATCTCAAAGAATGTTTTATATGTTACCATGACTCAACACCTCAGAATATGATTGAATTAGCTTTTAAATTAGCTTTTGGCGTTGGTATATGA